The sequence below is a genomic window from Lolium perenne isolate Kyuss_39 chromosome 4, Kyuss_2.0, whole genome shotgun sequence.
TGCAAAGGAGTAATTCAAACCAGTATGACGTACTCACCCTGCATTAATTAATTTGGACGGCTTGTAGGCTTGTAGCATATGCCTCGGCATTATTGGAGAAAATCTAAACTAAATACGCAACACTAAAAGTAGACAGGTCACCAATCACTACAAAACGGACCCACAATATATATAGGTTTTAAAAAATCACAAGAATACCCCTGGTAAACCTTCTATAAATACCCGAGCTCTTCATTTCTTCTCTCCCTTttcccccttctcctacctcaacACTCGTTCGCCATCCTACCACTCAGAATGTCGTTCGCGGGCTGTACCAGTGCCTTCGAAACCTTCGAGCTACAGACTAACGGGTTCGGAACGAACAATGAAGCAGTAGTACAGCAGCCGATCCCAGCCCAAGAACCGGcagcggcggcctcgccggcgagcgcggACGACGACATCGGCGAGCGGAGGCTGAGGCGGAAGATCTCGAACCGGGAGTCGGCGCGCCGGTCGCGCGCTCGTAAGCAGAGCCACCTCGACGACCTCCGCGCCCTGGCCGCCCGCCTGCAAGGCGACCGTG
It includes:
- the LOC127348538 gene encoding basic leucine zipper 1-like codes for the protein MSFAGCTSAFETFELQTNGFGTNNEAVVQQPIPAQEPAAAASPASADDDIGERRLRRKISNRESARRSRARKQSHLDDLRALAARLQGDRGELAERARAARGRVALVQHANAELRAEAAALSRRLEVAASRALALNQLYAAAAGVGTFEQTLASLMV